The Flavobacterium sp. 140616W15 sequence AAATCCACCAATAATTATGAGATAAAATAATGAATTTTTAATGTTCTTCATATCACGTCATTTTGATTTATTGTGTAAAGATGCGGAGTGACTTTTGAGGAAAAAAGGAAAATCAAAGCTAATTCTTATTAGATGTAATAAGATGGGGAAATTTTGTAATAAGTTATATTTTTACTTTAAGTAAAAAGTCAGATCGGTAGGTTTCGCTCAAAGAAAGTGTAATATTTGTTCCGTTTTTTCTTTGATGGTGCAGTACTATTTCGTTGTGATTGAAAAATTTAATAGCACTCATTGCAATGATTTCCTTTTTATTTACTCGACAAAAATAGGCCTCGGGTAATTGTTTTAGGAGTGAACCAAAGTTTATGTTTTTTAAAGTAAGTAAGCTTCCATCTGCTAGAAGTACTGTTTTGTCACGACTGTCAGTTGTAGCAGTTTCTATGTATTGAATTTGATTAAAATACAACAAGGTTTTTCCTTTGTCTGTATTTAACTGCATGAAGGTTTTGACTGCTTCGGGTTTGTTAAACTGCTCAAGCGCTTTAGAAACAGCCTTTTGTAGACGTTCTAATTTTACAGGCTTTGTAATATAATCTACGGCATCAATATTAAATGCTTCGGCTGCATATTCTTTGTAAGCAGTACAAAAAACAACTAATTTGTTTTCAAGTAAACGGGCTAAATCTAGTCCGTCAATCCCGGGCATTTCGATATCAGATATTAATAAATCGAAATCTAGATTTGGAATTTCAGACAATAATTTTTCGGGATTATTAAAAGCTTTTACAATCTCTAATTCGGGAATTTGCTCACACAGCATTTTTAGATAAGTTAATCCGGGTAACTCATCATCCAGTAATAAGCATTTGAGTTTTGTATTCAAGTAGATTAATTTTTAAATGAGCAATGTAAGTATCGTTCTCTACAAATTTATCAAGTTTGAATTGATTTTTATAGATAATTTTTAATCGTTGTTCTAATGTGGCATTTCCTATACCGCTTCGTTCTTTCTTTAATACCTTTTTATCCGAAACTTTATTAGATACTGTTAGAGAGAAATGATTGTCTTTTAATTCAAATATTATTGAAATAAAGGCATCTGCATTTTGTATATCTGCATGTTTAAAAGCATTTTCGATTAAATCGATAGAGATTAAAGGAGCGAGCAATGGCTGGTCGTATAGTTTTTCGTCTTCGCCAATAATAGTCTTTACTTTTAATTCAAAAAGTGGACTAATTTTAATTTTGTTGATTTCGATTAAATTCAATGCAAATTCAATTTCTTCTTTTGGAGTGACCAACTTTTTCTTGCTCTCGTAAAGGATGTAATCTAGCACATTGGCCAATTTGTCTAAAGCAAAATAAGTTTGATACGCATGTGATTGAATTGAATTAAGGATATTCTTAAAAAGATGAGGATTAAGTTTAGATTCTAATGTTTCCAATTGCAAATCATTTACCTTCATCTCTAGCAGATAAAAATTCTTTTCGGCTATTTCTTTGGCTTTTCTAGATTGAACCAATTGATAGACTATATAACCAATCAGGGCTACTAGCAAAATAATTATTGCTAGTAGAAGATTAGTTATAGTGGTGCTTGTTTGCATGTTATTAATGGCTTGAAACAAATTTTAACCCAATAATTGAAGCTATTAAAGTCGTTAAGAAAAATATTCTCCAAAATGTTGCAGGTTCTTTAAAGATAAGAATTCCAACCAAAACAGTTCCTACGGCTCCAATTCCTGTCCAAACGGCATAGGCTGTTCCTATAGGTAAAACCTGAGTTGCTTTGTATAATAAAAGCATGCTTATTGTAAGGCATACAAAAAATCCAATCATCCAGTAAGTTGCTACCATTCCAGATGATTCTTTGGCTTTGCCAAGACAAGAGGCAAAACCTACTTCAAATAGCCCAGCTATTACAAGTAAAATCCAATTCATTTTTTAGGGTTTAATAATTAATACAGAAGGCACATTGCTCAACCAGGTACTTCTGGAGTCGACTAATGCTTTCCAACTTTCAAGACTAATAATCATTAGGTCTTGTTTGTCTAAAAATTCTTTTTTGATGATACGATCGTTCATCATCGATATGTTTTTAGGAAATTTTTGCTCCAAGGTAGTAATCGCACTCTTAATTACAAAATTTGTTTCTATGTTTCCGTTTACATCCAGAATACTGATGATTGAATTGTTGTTGTATATTAATTTTTGTGCGTAATCTATCAGGAATGTATCTTCGACATTAAATATTGGAATAAATATATGATTTACACTTTGTAATTCTTTGTCGATTAAAATCCCCAAAGGCATTTTGGTTTTCGAAACAATCAATCGTGTTCTTTCATCAAAAGGAGAGTTTTGAAACAACCCTTCTTTCCCTGTAAATTTATCTATCAGACGATCAGGGTTAATAATTCGGGTCGTAAAGCCAATTACTTTCCCTAATAATGTTCCTTCAAAAATAGATTGTCCTAAACCAACTAGTAGTAAATCGTAGTCGCCTTGATTGGCAATGTCGGCAATATCGGTTTCGATATCTATAGTAGCTTTAAAAATAGTAGTGATTTCCTGTTTAAGAATTTTAGATTCTTCGACAATCGGAATAAAGCTGTTTTTTTCTTTGTCTTCAATATTAAAAGCGTGCATTTCATCACTTAAGGATAAGTGCATTGCTGTAACTTGAGAGGTATCTTGTTGTTTTTTGACAAGACTATTTGCTAATCGCAAAAGAGATTTTCCTTTTTCGTTGTTCCCAAAAGAAATCAAAATTCGGTATTTACTGCTAATTGATGGTGTTTCGAGAACAGGAACTTCTTTGTCTTTAAATATATAATCGATTAAATCTAATGCAGGGCCGGTCATAAAAGTGGTTACCAACGCCATTATTACCATCATTGTAAAAACTTCGGGAGTTAAAACTTTAAGTTCTAGTCCTATGTTTAGAACAACTAATTCCATTAATCCTCTTGTGTTCATTAAAGCTCCTATGGTTAAGCTGTCTTTCCAACTTTGTCCCACAAATTTAGCAGCAAAAGCGCTTCCGAAAAATTTACCAACAACTGCAACCAAAATAATCATTCCGGTTATAGTCCATA is a genomic window containing:
- a CDS encoding sensor histidine kinase gives rise to the protein MQTSTTITNLLLAIIILLVALIGYIVYQLVQSRKAKEIAEKNFYLLEMKVNDLQLETLESKLNPHLFKNILNSIQSHAYQTYFALDKLANVLDYILYESKKKLVTPKEEIEFALNLIEINKIKISPLFELKVKTIIGEDEKLYDQPLLAPLISIDLIENAFKHADIQNADAFISIIFELKDNHFSLTVSNKVSDKKVLKKERSGIGNATLEQRLKIIYKNQFKLDKFVENDTYIAHLKINLLEYKTQMLITG
- a CDS encoding multidrug efflux SMR transporter; translation: MNWILLVIAGLFEVGFASCLGKAKESSGMVATYWMIGFFVCLTISMLLLYKATQVLPIGTAYAVWTGIGAVGTVLVGILIFKEPATFWRIFFLTTLIASIIGLKFVSSH
- a CDS encoding LytTR family DNA-binding domain-containing protein, with protein sequence MNTKLKCLLLDDELPGLTYLKMLCEQIPELEIVKAFNNPEKLLSEIPNLDFDLLISDIEMPGIDGLDLARLLENKLVVFCTAYKEYAAEAFNIDAVDYITKPVKLERLQKAVSKALEQFNKPEAVKTFMQLNTDKGKTLLYFNQIQYIETATTDSRDKTVLLADGSLLTLKNINFGSLLKQLPEAYFCRVNKKEIIAMSAIKFFNHNEIVLHHQRKNGTNITLSLSETYRSDFLLKVKI
- a CDS encoding cation:proton antiporter, which translates into the protein MKNYKNALFYIGVTGGFTALIYWIITKGKYLEANKTIEVLGSGKGSWYDFIASMRSNFQDPLAILLAQIITIIFVARFFGWVFKRIGQPSVIGEIIAGIVLGPSLLGLYFPEFSMALFPVESLGNLKFLSQIGLILFMFVIGMELDLKALKNKANEAVVISHASIVIPFALGIGLSYFVYNRFAPEGVKFLSFSLFMGIAMSITAFPVLARIVQERGIHKTKLGTIVITCAAADDITAWCLLAVVIAIVKAGSFVSSIYIIFLAVIYVLAMLYIVKPFLKRIGDLYGAKSSIDKPVVAIFVLTLIASSYATEVIGIHALFGAFMTGAIMPDVPKFRTMFIEKVEDVSVILLLPLFFVFTGLKTEIGLINDPYLWTITGMIILVAVVGKFFGSAFAAKFVGQSWKDSLTIGALMNTRGLMELVVLNIGLELKVLTPEVFTMMVIMALVTTFMTGPALDLIDYIFKDKEVPVLETPSISSKYRILISFGNNEKGKSLLRLANSLVKKQQDTSQVTAMHLSLSDEMHAFNIEDKEKNSFIPIVEESKILKQEITTIFKATIDIETDIADIANQGDYDLLLVGLGQSIFEGTLLGKVIGFTTRIINPDRLIDKFTGKEGLFQNSPFDERTRLIVSKTKMPLGILIDKELQSVNHIFIPIFNVEDTFLIDYAQKLIYNNNSIISILDVNGNIETNFVIKSAITTLEQKFPKNISMMNDRIIKKEFLDKQDLMIISLESWKALVDSRSTWLSNVPSVLIIKP